One segment of Candidatus Izemoplasma sp. DNA contains the following:
- a CDS encoding AAA domain-containing protein: MALKQDKLLYELDQLRDTLHYRYHLNTPSDICKDEALREIAEKKPLKASDFLAIPGINQTFVETYATDFLRVLKTFHHASVKERALTKNAYQVLDHYKDRLTNLNRRNKNLYMGRTTKRHSLDMTTLVDPDELTDFLVNNRKKMIELPVNDASLYRHVTTLYREVNKQEKELGSYELYLAYPYIEGIFKQDNFAIRAPLAYLPVKITRHKKTFKLRKDETKDIVLNRDLILATQKFLQSDVIDTPHIKKLDKKHIIDTIIPFFEASGLTIKRPKIDHTFEPFDSVRKDDFRHQRKGVFHLKEMLVLGRFKRHSSMIQKDMDYILDQKTYNDLLEGLIEEEHLYDIEKRIPYDHQNITVDESELAFLSEVNYSQEQVIQALNHTNKLVIWGPPGTGKSQTITNLVAARLLKGENVLVVSEKKVALDVIYSRLKSLSDYTMFLEDAEDKQTFYHQLSQFIDPSPPIRTISNDIDTLEDDIKETLSKLDQALQLVYNTKLDNVPVHKLYHRYIIDRKMNIDLTPKTVYNILQKAFKHPTVALFKKLERSFKRNKRLREHIAYDTIIQTYGNLKGFNLKLTRSEQVDFKQFHQAFDKARRKYQDAWVFKGRVKRRFIREHRDKLNVFIPSWWKRRRYLKQLFKDDTLQEFFITHIGKWHLLQKHYEALDQEMKRFVRLLHTHETFTQFEDIASHRKYIFDAFYTGFLEAFEAQHSGVIDMIEHVHDAQQELKRSHQDKQQMDYESVAVKLYEDALHLSHSKRIMDIKRLLESKQKMSVPAFISHFQLEILNHIKIWLMTPETVSAILPLVYGMFDTVIFDEASQLYVEKGIPSIYRAKKVVIAGDTKQLRPSSLGMGRLDDLDEFYEEDSLTDLSLDAKSLLDLARYKYQEIILNYHYRSRYEELIAFSNHAFYQANLFVSPNNEISEKPPIEYVYVKDAIYEDRQNDKEAKKVIALIRKIFRERKHNESIGVITFNSTQRDLIENYIDEELFKRGKYRKLFEEELYREEDGEDQSLFIKNIENVQGDERDIIIFSMGYGKDTEGKIYRRFGWLNQSGGENRLNVAITRAKQKIYFVSSLTPEELKVDDLNSTGPKLLKDYMRYCNMISRNNHDQAEQLLNQLYQKDSAKDLAESVLVDDIEKRLSRTETVHTSIGIGHFKIDLAVYDNDNQTYKLAILCDVTSTNARKDLYHQTNYLEARGWQVYRVFSSQYFKDPNKVIREIRKQL; this comes from the coding sequence ATGGCACTAAAACAAGACAAATTATTATATGAACTCGATCAATTAAGAGACACGTTACATTACCGGTATCACTTAAACACACCATCTGATATTTGTAAAGATGAAGCCTTAAGAGAGATCGCTGAAAAAAAGCCTTTAAAAGCATCGGATTTTCTTGCGATACCGGGGATTAATCAAACATTTGTGGAAACCTACGCCACAGATTTTTTACGTGTATTAAAAACCTTTCATCACGCCTCTGTGAAAGAGCGTGCTTTAACAAAAAATGCTTATCAGGTGCTCGATCATTATAAAGATCGCTTAACCAATCTGAATCGGCGCAATAAAAATCTCTATATGGGAAGAACGACCAAACGTCATAGTTTAGATATGACGACGCTCGTTGACCCAGATGAACTTACAGACTTTTTAGTAAATAATCGAAAAAAGATGATTGAATTACCAGTAAATGATGCATCGCTTTATCGCCACGTGACAACCCTTTACCGTGAAGTCAACAAACAAGAAAAAGAGTTGGGTTCTTATGAACTCTATCTTGCCTATCCTTATATAGAAGGCATTTTTAAACAAGACAACTTTGCGATTCGCGCCCCGCTTGCTTATTTACCAGTTAAAATTACCCGACATAAAAAGACTTTTAAATTACGGAAAGATGAGACCAAAGACATTGTGTTAAATCGGGATTTAATCTTAGCCACACAAAAATTCTTACAATCGGATGTAATCGACACCCCGCATATTAAAAAACTGGATAAAAAACATATCATAGACACCATCATACCTTTTTTTGAAGCCTCTGGCCTCACCATTAAACGGCCTAAAATAGACCATACATTTGAGCCGTTTGACTCGGTTAGAAAAGATGATTTTAGACATCAACGTAAAGGGGTATTTCATCTAAAAGAAATGCTTGTCTTAGGACGGTTTAAACGCCACTCATCGATGATTCAAAAAGATATGGATTACATTTTAGATCAAAAAACATACAATGACTTATTAGAGGGGTTAATTGAAGAAGAACACTTATATGATATAGAAAAACGTATCCCTTATGATCATCAAAATATCACAGTAGATGAATCAGAGTTAGCGTTTTTAAGTGAGGTAAACTATTCACAAGAACAAGTCATTCAAGCGTTAAACCATACAAACAAACTTGTCATCTGGGGACCACCAGGTACCGGGAAAAGTCAAACAATCACAAACCTTGTTGCGGCGCGATTGTTAAAAGGGGAAAATGTTTTAGTCGTGAGTGAAAAGAAAGTGGCACTAGATGTTATTTACTCACGCTTAAAATCACTGAGTGATTATACAATGTTTTTAGAAGACGCTGAAGATAAACAAACCTTTTATCATCAACTCAGTCAGTTTATCGATCCTTCTCCCCCTATTCGAACGATTAGTAACGATATCGATACCTTAGAAGACGATATCAAAGAGACATTATCAAAACTAGATCAGGCCTTACAATTAGTGTATAATACCAAACTTGATAATGTCCCCGTTCATAAGCTATATCACCGTTACATTATTGATCGCAAAATGAACATTGATTTAACCCCAAAAACCGTGTATAACATCTTGCAAAAAGCATTTAAACATCCGACCGTGGCATTGTTTAAAAAACTCGAACGGTCCTTTAAACGCAATAAACGGTTAAGAGAACATATCGCATATGATACAATCATTCAAACCTACGGAAATTTAAAAGGCTTTAACTTAAAACTTACCCGATCTGAACAAGTAGACTTCAAACAATTTCATCAAGCGTTTGACAAAGCAAGAAGAAAATATCAAGACGCTTGGGTATTTAAAGGCCGTGTTAAACGGCGGTTTATTCGTGAACATCGTGATAAACTAAACGTCTTTATTCCAAGTTGGTGGAAACGCAGACGCTATCTTAAACAGTTATTCAAAGATGATACGTTACAAGAATTTTTTATCACACACATTGGTAAATGGCATTTATTACAGAAGCATTATGAGGCGTTAGATCAAGAAATGAAACGCTTTGTCAGACTCTTGCATACACATGAGACATTTACACAATTTGAGGATATTGCCAGTCACCGTAAATACATCTTTGATGCTTTTTATACAGGTTTCTTAGAAGCCTTTGAAGCACAACATAGTGGCGTGATTGACATGATTGAACATGTCCATGACGCCCAACAAGAGTTAAAACGATCTCATCAAGATAAACAACAAATGGATTATGAAAGTGTCGCAGTTAAACTTTATGAAGACGCTCTACACTTAAGTCATTCAAAACGGATTATGGACATTAAACGCCTGCTTGAAAGCAAACAAAAAATGAGTGTGCCAGCTTTTATCTCGCACTTTCAATTAGAAATCTTAAACCATATCAAAATCTGGCTAATGACCCCAGAAACCGTGAGTGCGATTTTACCACTCGTCTATGGCATGTTTGATACCGTTATTTTTGATGAAGCATCACAACTCTATGTTGAAAAAGGTATCCCAAGTATTTACCGGGCTAAAAAAGTCGTTATTGCTGGGGACACCAAACAGTTACGCCCATCGTCATTAGGGATGGGTCGTTTAGACGATTTAGATGAGTTTTATGAAGAAGATAGTTTGACAGATCTTTCCCTTGATGCGAAAAGCTTACTTGATTTAGCCCGTTATAAATATCAAGAGATTATCTTAAATTATCATTATCGATCTCGCTATGAAGAACTGATTGCCTTTTCAAATCATGCCTTTTATCAAGCCAATCTATTTGTGTCACCGAACAACGAAATCAGTGAGAAACCCCCAATTGAATATGTATATGTTAAAGACGCAATTTATGAAGACCGCCAAAATGACAAAGAAGCCAAAAAAGTGATCGCCTTAATCCGAAAAATCTTTCGGGAAAGAAAACACAATGAAAGCATTGGCGTCATTACCTTTAACAGTACCCAACGTGATTTAATCGAAAACTATATTGATGAAGAACTCTTTAAACGGGGGAAATACCGTAAACTCTTCGAAGAAGAACTCTACCGTGAAGAAGATGGGGAAGATCAAAGTTTATTCATTAAAAACATTGAAAATGTTCAGGGGGATGAACGCGATATCATCATCTTTAGTATGGGGTATGGGAAAGACACAGAGGGCAAAATCTATCGCCGCTTTGGTTGGTTAAACCAATCAGGTGGAGAAAACAGATTAAACGTTGCGATTACCCGAGCCAAACAAAAAATCTATTTTGTTTCCAGCTTAACCCCAGAAGAACTTAAAGTTGACGATTTAAACAGTACCGGACCAAAACTGTTAAAAGATTATATGCGTTACTGTAATATGATTAGCCGTAACAACCATGACCAAGCGGAACAGTTACTGAATCAGCTCTATCAAAAAGATAGCGCTAAAGACCTCGCAGAAAGTGTATTAGTAGATGATATAGAAAAACGGTTATCGCGTACAGAAACGGTTCACACATCCATAGGGATTGGCCACTTTAAGATTGATTTAGCGGTATATGATAACGACAATCAAACCTATAAACTCGCAATCTTATGTGATGTCACTAGTACGAATGCAAGAAAAGATCTCTATCATCAAACCAATTACTTAGAAGCCAGAGGATGGCAAGTTTATCGTGTCTTTTCAAGTCAATATTTTAAAGACCCGAATAAAGTAATTAGAGAGATTCGTAAACAATTGTAA
- a CDS encoding HAD family hydrolase: protein MKKLFAFDVDGTLYDHVTGEVPKSALDAIKILKEQGHIVGIATGRNKRQLSKALRDTSLFDFVILVNGGYCEIDGKRFYDQQFSFDQKKRLCDLFDDLGYSYGITTNHHLYAKDPQSEGVQNVINAYHVFTPEQHDRLYELPVYQFSVYEPSEVIENFRFLETEYQIHSLGDYGYDMVIPGVNKASTLEAVANHFHIDQAHTIVFGDSDNDQDMVYHAGLGIAMESGTEATIKKAKKVAKAPHKHGIYHMIKELGYID, encoded by the coding sequence ATGAAAAAATTATTTGCATTTGATGTTGATGGGACACTCTATGATCACGTCACAGGTGAAGTGCCTAAAAGCGCACTCGATGCGATTAAAATATTAAAAGAACAAGGACATATTGTTGGTATTGCGACAGGTCGCAATAAACGCCAACTCAGTAAAGCGTTACGTGATACCTCACTATTTGACTTTGTCATATTAGTCAATGGTGGCTATTGTGAAATTGATGGTAAACGCTTTTATGACCAACAATTTTCATTTGATCAAAAGAAACGGTTATGTGATTTATTCGATGACTTAGGGTATAGTTATGGGATTACCACAAACCATCACTTATACGCCAAAGACCCGCAGTCTGAAGGCGTACAAAATGTTATTAACGCCTATCATGTGTTCACCCCAGAACAACATGATCGTTTATACGAATTGCCAGTCTATCAGTTTTCTGTCTATGAACCTTCAGAGGTGATTGAAAACTTCCGCTTTTTAGAAACGGAATATCAAATCCACTCTTTAGGAGACTATGGCTATGATATGGTGATTCCTGGGGTGAATAAAGCATCGACATTAGAGGCTGTCGCAAACCATTTTCATATTGATCAAGCGCATACTATTGTCTTTGGCGATTCAGATAATGATCAAGATATGGTCTATCATGCCGGACTGGGTATTGCGATGGAAAGTGGCACAGAAGCAACCATCAAAAAAGCTAAAAAAGTCGCAAAAGCACCACATAAACATGGTATATATCACATGATTAAAGAGTTAGGATATATTGACTAA
- a CDS encoding Ldh family oxidoreductase, producing MENRTWVPFDDVANFMVEAFVKMGVPKSDAVICADVLIESDKRGIESHGVNRFKPIYIDRLEAKIQRPKTDIDTIKEGPTTAVLDANHGMGMVASHKAMTMAINKAKTYGMGMVVVRNSTHYGIAGYYATMATQAGMIGFTGTNARPSIAPTFGIEPMLGTNPFTVGLPTDEAFPFVLDCATSITQRGKIEYFDKIHKDTPKGMVVGSDGKPKTDSHQILSDLLNGEAALAPLGGIGEELAGYKGYGYATLVEVLSSALSAGNFLKALSGYDEDKNKKPYGLGHYFIAIDPEAFMGLDVFKKTTGDILRALRNSKKAPGEQRIYTAGEKEYIAHMHRQDRGVPFTEGVKEDFKTVKDMLDLDTVLPFE from the coding sequence ATGGAAAACAGAACATGGGTCCCCTTTGATGATGTGGCGAACTTTATGGTTGAAGCATTCGTTAAAATGGGGGTACCAAAATCAGACGCAGTCATCTGCGCAGATGTCTTAATTGAAAGTGATAAACGCGGGATCGAGTCACACGGTGTGAATCGTTTTAAGCCAATTTATATTGATCGCTTAGAAGCAAAAATTCAACGCCCAAAAACAGACATCGATACGATAAAAGAAGGCCCTACAACGGCTGTATTAGATGCTAACCATGGTATGGGAATGGTCGCAAGTCATAAAGCGATGACAATGGCTATTAACAAAGCAAAAACCTATGGTATGGGGATGGTAGTTGTGAGAAACTCAACCCACTACGGGATTGCTGGGTACTACGCAACAATGGCAACTCAGGCGGGAATGATTGGTTTTACAGGGACGAACGCTCGCCCTAGTATTGCCCCTACATTTGGGATTGAACCGATGTTAGGAACAAATCCCTTCACAGTTGGCTTACCAACAGATGAAGCCTTCCCGTTTGTTTTAGATTGTGCAACAAGTATCACACAACGGGGTAAGATTGAATACTTTGATAAGATTCATAAAGATACCCCAAAAGGGATGGTTGTAGGTAGTGATGGCAAACCTAAAACAGACTCCCATCAGATTTTAAGTGATTTATTAAATGGTGAGGCTGCCCTCGCACCTCTTGGTGGTATTGGCGAGGAATTAGCTGGGTATAAAGGCTATGGGTATGCAACGCTTGTTGAAGTCTTAAGTTCAGCTTTAAGCGCAGGAAACTTTTTAAAAGCCTTATCTGGGTATGATGAAGATAAAAACAAAAAGCCTTACGGATTAGGACATTATTTTATCGCGATTGATCCAGAAGCATTTATGGGTCTTGACGTATTTAAAAAGACGACCGGTGACATTTTAAGAGCCTTACGTAATAGTAAAAAAGCCCCTGGTGAACAAAGAATCTATACGGCTGGTGAAAAAGAATATATCGCCCATATGCATCGTCAAGATAGAGGTGTCCCTTTTACAGAAGGTGTAAAAGAAGATTTTAAAACGGTGAAAGACATGTTAGATTTAGACACAGTTTTACCATTTGAATAA
- a CDS encoding zinc-ribbon domain-containing protein, giving the protein MICKHCEAPILDDTEKCPVCGYVYVNEVEEAD; this is encoded by the coding sequence ATGATATGTAAACACTGCGAGGCACCCATTTTAGATGATACAGAAAAATGTCCTGTTTGTGGATATGTCTATGTTAACGAGGTAGAAGAAGCCGATTAG
- a CDS encoding rhomboid family intramembrane serine protease translates to MSVFRRREGLNYVWEDSPVSAVLIGINIIMFIITIVTGGFTTTNFIKLGAILPPLVTEGGEYYRLLTAMFLHGSTFHLIGNLLIGILVLSTALERLIGSLKFSAIYFGSGILAGLFILFGPQNAVSLGASGAIYGILGALLYITIYRKDLVNQSDISSIRGLIAINVIFTLLYPGISILGHVGGIISGFLLSFILIRRNVFKVIN, encoded by the coding sequence ATGAGTGTATTCAGACGACGGGAAGGATTGAACTATGTGTGGGAAGATTCCCCTGTATCGGCAGTCCTTATTGGGATAAATATCATCATGTTTATTATTACCATAGTAACCGGTGGTTTTACCACAACTAATTTTATTAAATTAGGGGCGATTTTACCGCCTTTAGTAACTGAAGGTGGCGAGTATTATCGATTATTAACCGCGATGTTTTTACATGGCTCAACATTTCATTTAATTGGTAACTTACTCATAGGAATTTTAGTGTTATCGACTGCCTTAGAACGGCTAATAGGGAGTTTGAAATTTAGTGCCATATACTTTGGAAGTGGTATTTTAGCGGGATTATTCATTTTATTTGGCCCACAAAATGCCGTTAGTCTTGGCGCAAGTGGTGCTATTTACGGTATCCTTGGTGCGTTATTATATATTACCATTTACCGTAAAGATTTGGTTAACCAAAGTGATATTTCCTCAATTAGAGGCTTAATCGCAATCAATGTGATCTTCACCTTGTTGTATCCTGGCATTAGTATATTAGGTCATGTCGGTGGCATTATCAGTGGATTCTTATTATCGTTCATACTGATTAGACGGAATGTGTTTAAAGTAATCAATTAA
- the pdhA gene encoding pyruvate dehydrogenase (acetyl-transferring) E1 component subunit alpha, producing MLTKKFDPLKKKIFQVLDHEGNITDEKLVPKIDDETLLKMYKTMLLGRIADTKALQYQRQGRMLTYAPIKGQEAAHTAPIAALDKKDWMVPAFREMAGMLYKGADLEKLYLYWYGNEEGNHFDEELRILPISVPIASQINHGAGVAYAAKYKGDKEVAVAFVGDGGSSHGEFHEGLNFAATTQSPLIVIIQNNQWAISTPREAQSKAQNLASKGIGYGVPSILVDGNDPLAMFAAVKEARERAINGNGPTLIEALTYRLGPHTTSDDPTIYRDDDDLKYWEKRDPIIRFKKYLIDKELLTEEEDEKLQKEYKDFSNKTFKKVEKSGLVPLEDVFNYTYAELPKDLKEQLALHKKLAESEAK from the coding sequence ATGCTTACAAAGAAATTTGATCCATTGAAAAAGAAAATTTTTCAAGTATTAGATCATGAAGGGAATATTACTGATGAAAAACTCGTTCCCAAGATTGATGATGAAACATTGCTTAAAATGTACAAAACAATGTTACTAGGACGTATTGCTGATACAAAAGCATTGCAATACCAACGCCAAGGTCGGATGTTAACATATGCACCGATTAAAGGACAAGAAGCGGCGCATACAGCGCCTATTGCAGCATTAGATAAGAAAGACTGGATGGTCCCAGCGTTCCGTGAAATGGCGGGAATGCTATATAAAGGAGCCGACTTAGAAAAACTATATCTTTATTGGTATGGGAATGAAGAAGGAAATCATTTTGATGAAGAGTTAAGAATCTTGCCAATTAGTGTGCCAATCGCATCACAAATTAACCATGGTGCGGGGGTTGCGTATGCGGCAAAATATAAAGGTGACAAAGAAGTTGCGGTTGCTTTTGTTGGTGATGGTGGAAGTAGTCATGGTGAATTCCATGAAGGATTAAACTTTGCGGCAACAACACAAAGTCCACTGATTGTCATTATACAAAATAATCAATGGGCAATCTCTACGCCACGTGAAGCACAGTCAAAAGCACAAAACCTAGCATCTAAAGGGATTGGATATGGTGTCCCAAGCATCTTAGTCGATGGGAACGATCCATTGGCGATGTTTGCGGCTGTTAAAGAAGCACGTGAACGTGCTATTAATGGCAACGGACCTACTTTAATCGAAGCGTTAACTTACCGGTTAGGACCACATACAACCAGTGATGACCCAACGATTTATCGTGATGATGATGACTTAAAATATTGGGAAAAACGCGATCCTATTATCCGTTTTAAAAAGTATTTAATTGATAAAGAATTATTAACTGAAGAAGAAGACGAAAAACTTCAAAAAGAATACAAAGACTTTTCAAATAAAACATTCAAGAAAGTTGAAAAATCAGGTCTTGTACCACTTGAAGATGTCTTCAATTATACGTATGCAGAATTACCAAAAGACTTAAAAGAACAGCTTGCTTTGCATAAAAAACTTGCTGAAAGTGAGGCGAAATAA
- a CDS encoding alpha-ketoacid dehydrogenase subunit beta: MAVQTVLSAINQTLFEQMKKDDSVVVFGEDVGFEGGVFRATKGLQQEFGKDRSFDSPLAESAIIGSAIGMAVNGLKPVVEIQFSGFMFPGYNQIVAHAARYRNRTRGLYNVPMVIRMPYGGGIRALEHHSESLETLFAHIPGLKVVIPSTPYDAKGLLTSAIQDPDPVIFMEPKRIYRAFKQELPDKEFKVPIGKAKTLKKGEDITVVAWGALVRETEKAIKGLEDEGIDVELIDLRTIQPYDKEAIANSVKKTGRLLVVHEAVKSFGPGAEIISMINEKAFLYLEAPPTRLTGPDITVPLPKGEHHFIISPERIRAKIKEVMAF; this comes from the coding sequence ATGGCTGTACAAACAGTATTAAGCGCAATTAATCAAACGCTATTTGAACAAATGAAAAAAGATGACAGTGTTGTTGTCTTTGGTGAAGATGTTGGATTTGAAGGTGGCGTATTCCGTGCAACAAAAGGACTCCAACAGGAATTCGGTAAAGACCGTAGTTTTGATTCACCCCTTGCAGAAAGTGCGATTATCGGTAGTGCTATTGGGATGGCAGTTAATGGTTTAAAGCCAGTTGTCGAAATCCAATTTAGTGGATTTATGTTCCCAGGGTATAACCAAATCGTTGCTCATGCAGCACGGTATCGTAACCGGACACGGGGATTATATAACGTCCCAATGGTTATTCGTATGCCATATGGTGGAGGCATCCGTGCACTCGAGCATCATAGTGAAAGTTTAGAAACGTTATTTGCTCATATTCCAGGGTTAAAAGTGGTTATTCCATCAACCCCATATGATGCGAAAGGCTTATTAACAAGTGCGATTCAAGATCCAGATCCGGTTATCTTTATGGAACCTAAACGGATTTATCGAGCATTCAAACAAGAATTACCAGATAAAGAATTTAAAGTCCCAATTGGTAAAGCAAAAACACTTAAAAAAGGTGAAGACATTACTGTCGTTGCTTGGGGCGCATTAGTACGTGAAACTGAAAAAGCAATCAAAGGCTTAGAAGATGAAGGTATTGATGTTGAATTAATCGATTTAAGAACAATTCAACCCTATGATAAAGAAGCAATTGCCAACAGTGTCAAGAAAACAGGACGTTTACTTGTTGTGCATGAAGCGGTTAAATCATTTGGGCCTGGTGCTGAAATCATTTCGATGATTAATGAAAAAGCATTCCTTTATTTAGAAGCACCACCAACACGTTTAACGGGACCAGACATTACTGTCCCGCTACCTAAAGGAGAACATCACTTTATCATCTCACCAGAACGGATTCGTGCTAAAATCAAAGAAGTCATGGCATTTTAA
- a CDS encoding dihydrolipoamide acetyltransferase family protein produces MNFKFADIGEGIHEGVILEWKYKVGDTIEEGETLVIVETDKVNAEIPSPVTGDIKTLGPDAGEEIHVGETLAIIDDGEGDDEDEAATVKDSDQKDDTSNDESSSESAEEEKGAGVVGSIEVSNDVIASSTEGEEEDEEIVNKRVLATPVARKLAKDLGVDIKTIKGSGKNGRVMKDDIYQAAEKNGPQSDKETSSKGSKRIQVDASLPNFDENRTRREKISKLRQTIADNMTTSKTVIPHTTVMDEVIVEALVQFREENKSLAKERDVHMTYMPFIIKALTKTLEEYPRFNSSFDYDKSEIIYKNYMNIGVAVDTPDGLIVPNIKDADKRGVFGLAKELSTLKEKANNKKIQLEDLRDGTISITNYGVFDSTFGAPVIKYPEVAILGIGRISEKPVAVDGEVVIKHVLPLSLSIDHRVIDGGDAGRFLRTFKSYLKNPMLLLLS; encoded by the coding sequence ATGAATTTTAAATTTGCAGATATTGGAGAAGGGATACACGAAGGTGTGATCCTTGAATGGAAATACAAAGTTGGTGACACGATTGAAGAAGGTGAAACCTTAGTCATCGTTGAAACAGACAAAGTTAACGCAGAAATTCCAAGTCCTGTGACCGGTGACATTAAAACACTCGGACCTGATGCAGGCGAAGAGATACATGTCGGAGAAACCTTAGCTATCATTGATGATGGCGAAGGTGATGACGAGGATGAAGCAGCAACTGTTAAAGATTCAGATCAGAAAGATGATACATCAAATGATGAATCATCTAGCGAAAGCGCTGAAGAAGAAAAAGGAGCAGGCGTTGTTGGATCGATTGAAGTCTCAAACGATGTGATCGCATCATCGACTGAAGGTGAAGAAGAAGACGAAGAAATCGTTAATAAACGTGTCCTTGCTACACCTGTCGCAAGAAAACTCGCCAAAGATTTAGGAGTTGACATAAAAACGATTAAAGGCTCAGGTAAAAATGGTCGTGTCATGAAAGATGACATCTACCAAGCAGCTGAGAAAAATGGACCGCAATCTGATAAAGAAACCTCATCAAAAGGGTCTAAGCGTATCCAAGTCGATGCGTCTTTACCAAACTTTGATGAAAACCGTACACGTCGTGAAAAAATCTCTAAATTACGTCAGACTATCGCCGACAATATGACCACATCTAAAACAGTCATACCACATACAACGGTTATGGATGAAGTCATTGTAGAAGCGTTAGTACAGTTTAGAGAAGAGAATAAATCCTTAGCAAAAGAACGCGATGTCCATATGACTTACATGCCATTTATTATTAAGGCATTAACGAAAACATTAGAAGAGTATCCACGTTTTAATAGTAGTTTTGATTATGACAAAAGTGAAATTATTTATAAAAACTATATGAATATTGGTGTCGCAGTTGATACCCCTGATGGGTTAATTGTACCTAATATTAAAGATGCCGATAAACGTGGTGTCTTTGGTCTTGCCAAAGAATTAAGTACGCTTAAAGAAAAAGCAAATAATAAGAAAATTCAATTAGAAGACTTACGTGATGGCACCATCAGTATTACCAATTATGGTGTTTTCGATTCAACATTCGGTGCCCCTGTCATTAAGTATCCAGAAGTGGCAATTCTCGGAATCGGACGTATTTCTGAAAAACCTGTTGCGGTTGACGGAGAAGTCGTTATAAAACATGTCTTACCACTTTCATTATCCATTGATCATCGTGTCATTGATGGTGGCGACGCAGGACGCTTCTTAAGAACCTTTAAATCGTACTTGAAAAACCCAATGTTACTCTTGTTGAGTTAG